The genomic stretch AAAGCTGATAAAAAGAATGAAGCACAAGAATCCTATTTAAAAGCAATAGAAGAAGTAGAAAAGACGAAAGACTATCAACTGGCACATTTGATTTATAGCAGTATAGGAAATATATACCTATATAATTCGCTGAATGAATATGCATTGCAAATGTTTAAACAGTCATTGCACTATGCGAAGCTATCCGAAAATAAGAATTATATATGTTCTGCATATTATGATTTGGGAAAAGTATATTCCGTATTATTTGATTTTGATAATAGCATCAAATATTATAAAGAAGCTATACAAATGGCAGAAACTCTACATAATAATGGTATATTAATAAATGGAATGAACGAATTAGCAGGAGTATATACCGAAACAAAAGATTATCAACCTGCCCTATCCTATGCCCAAAAAGCTTTAATACTTAAAGAAACAAGCGAATTACCCCTAAAAAAAAGGCTAGAACAAAGTTACTTGGTAATTGGTGACATATATAGACGCATTAATAAAACAGATTCTGCCTATTATTATCTGAATAAAACATTATCCTCCAATCGCATGGAAACGATTTGTGCAACTTATGAAATTTTATATAATCTAAGCAAAGAGAAAAAAGACTATGAAAAAATGAGCCTATATTGCGATAGTATGGTAGTTTATCAAGATTCTGTCTGGAAATTGCATAAAAATAAAGAGCTTATGAATATGCAGGAAAAGTATAACCAGCAAAAACTATTGAATGAAAAGAACCAGCTAAAAATAGAAAATAATACTATCATCCGTAATGTACTAATCATATTGGTAGTGGTATTCTGCCTGATAGCTATCCTTATCTATATATACCAGCGAAAATTAATCCGTAAAGAGCATATCATACAAAGACATGAAGAAGAAATACAGCTGAATACCTTAAAAAGACAAGAGAATGAGAGAATAATCAGTCGTAACCAAAGCCGCATGAAGGAACTGGCAGAACAAATGGAGGCGAATAAAGATGCGCAGGAACAGTTGGAGGAGCAAAAGAATGTACTATCTGAAATAAAATGCCAAAATGAAGCCCTGCAACAAGAGAATAAAATGTTGCAGCAACATATTGATAAATATTCTTCTTCGCTGAATGAAAAGTCCAAAGAACTTGAAAGATTGGGACTTTTAGGAGAAGAAAACCAACGATTGCATGATCGTGAAAGATTCCTGTGCAACCAACTGATAAAAAAGACAGATGTCCTTTACCGGCTAAAGACAAAGCCCCAATACATGAAAGACGAGCAATGGGAAGAGGTAAAGGAAACAATGAATCTATTATTCGATAATTATATAGTAA from Phocaeicola dorei encodes the following:
- a CDS encoding tetratricopeptide repeat protein — translated: MKKTIGIKRNFIIIIISILLSACTKKENASQQALLLELVQAEAVMYEHPDSALGVLQGMKVPASSDKLQNATWALLTVQAKYKNYKEELADSTLINIAYDYFMKQDNPQRKAMVLYYKGVLYEKADKKNEAQESYLKAIEEVEKTKDYQLAHLIYSSIGNIYLYNSLNEYALQMFKQSLHYAKLSENKNYICSAYYDLGKVYSVLFDFDNSIKYYKEAIQMAETLHNNGILINGMNELAGVYTETKDYQPALSYAQKALILKETSELPLKKRLEQSYLVIGDIYRRINKTDSAYYYLNKTLSSNRMETICATYEILYNLSKEKKDYEKMSLYCDSMVVYQDSVWKLHKNKELMNMQEKYNQQKLLNEKNQLKIENNTIIRNVLIILVVVFCLIAILIYIYQRKLIRKEHIIQRHEEEIQLNTLKRQENERIISRNQSRMKELAEQMEANKDAQEQLEEQKNVLSEIKCQNEALQQENKMLQQHIDKYSSSLNEKSKELERLGLLGEENQRLHDRERFLCNQLIKKTDVLYRLKTKPQYMKDEQWEEVKETMNLLFDNYIVRLSTLVPSLTESDLQICCFIKLGIANPGIADLLGIESTSVSKRKLRLKERITQKIGAFGKGQTLDLWLWEF